From one archaeon CG10_big_fil_rev_8_21_14_0_10_43_11 genomic stretch:
- a CDS encoding translation initiation factor IF-5A, with product MSNEGEKRHVELHSIKKGSFMIVEGATCRVTDIQMSRPGKHGHAKARVTAVGIIDGKKRVFVKPGDARVEVPIIGKKQAQVLNVRQETKTIDGKVEITHIANVMDLESYETFDMTIPDELVDKVTEGTQVLYWEVMGSKLMQRIA from the coding sequence ATGAGCAATGAAGGAGAAAAAAGACATGTTGAGCTGCACAGCATCAAAAAAGGAAGTTTTATGATTGTTGAAGGTGCGACCTGCAGAGTCACTGACATTCAAATGTCACGACCGGGAAAACATGGACACGCAAAAGCGCGCGTTACCGCAGTGGGAATTATAGACGGGAAAAAACGCGTATTTGTAAAACCAGGAGATGCGCGCGTTGAAGTACCCATTATCGGGAAGAAACAAGCACAGGTGTTAAACGTGCGTCAAGAAACAAAAACCATTGATGGAAAAGTTGAAATAACCCATATTGCAAATGTGATGGATCTTGAAAGTTATGAAACGTTTGACATGACCATTCCTGATGAGCTTGTTGACAAAGTGACTGAAGGAACGCAAGTCCTGTACTGGGAAGTTATGGGCTCAAAGCTTATGCAACGAATCGCATAA
- a CDS encoding cell division control protein Cdc6 gives MITAQRSLDDIFNTFLENKKIFRNKESLTERYTPETIPHRDNEIHQLATIFAPSLRLEKPSNVLVFGKTGTGKTLSVNHVLTFMSQKAALQGIPVSIVYVNCKMKKVADTEYRLIAEFARQFGVSVPPTGLPTDEVYNLFYESVDSKKQVIVLILDEIDHLISRAGDDILYNLTRINSSLKNALVSFVGISNDLRFTEHLDARIKSGLGEEEIIFSPYNALQLRDILKERALQSFYEGVIEDGVLAKCAAYAAREHGDARRALDLLRVAGELSEREASPKILELHIDLADEKVEKDRLYEAVIRQPKQSQLVTYAIMAYYEEQDTPAFTGDIYSIYKGLCESLGIKPLTQRRISDLITELDMLGIINAKVISHGRYGRKREITLSLPPNTFSKLQLLLKNELES, from the coding sequence ATGATAACAGCTCAACGGTCTCTTGATGATATTTTCAACACTTTTCTTGAGAATAAGAAAATATTTCGAAATAAAGAGTCACTCACCGAACGTTACACTCCTGAGACAATCCCTCACCGGGATAATGAAATCCACCAGCTTGCAACTATTTTTGCACCTTCTCTTCGTCTTGAAAAACCTTCAAATGTTCTTGTGTTTGGAAAGACCGGCACGGGAAAAACACTTTCAGTAAATCACGTTCTTACCTTTATGTCCCAAAAAGCAGCATTGCAGGGTATTCCGGTTTCCATTGTGTATGTAAACTGCAAAATGAAAAAAGTAGCTGACACAGAATATCGTCTTATTGCTGAATTTGCCCGTCAGTTTGGTGTTTCAGTTCCCCCCACCGGTCTTCCTACTGATGAGGTGTACAATCTCTTTTATGAATCAGTTGACTCAAAAAAACAAGTTATTGTGCTCATCCTTGATGAAATAGACCACCTTATCTCACGCGCGGGCGATGATATACTCTACAACCTCACCCGTATTAATTCTTCTCTTAAAAACGCGCTGGTCTCCTTTGTGGGCATTAGTAATGACTTGCGTTTTACTGAACACCTTGATGCACGCATAAAGTCAGGCCTGGGTGAAGAAGAGATTATATTTTCACCCTACAACGCGTTGCAATTGCGAGATATCCTCAAAGAACGCGCGCTCCAATCATTTTATGAGGGCGTTATTGAAGATGGGGTGCTTGCAAAATGCGCGGCATACGCTGCTCGCGAGCATGGAGATGCGCGGCGCGCGCTTGATTTATTACGCGTTGCAGGCGAGCTCTCTGAGCGCGAAGCATCTCCTAAAATCCTTGAGCTTCATATTGACCTTGCTGATGAGAAAGTGGAAAAAGACCGTTTATACGAAGCCGTTATCAGGCAGCCCAAACAAAGTCAGCTCGTTACCTATGCTATCATGGCATATTACGAGGAGCAGGACACGCCTGCTTTCACTGGTGATATTTATTCCATCTATAAAGGCCTTTGCGAATCCCTCGGAATAAAACCCCTTACCCAGCGCAGAATTTCAGACTTGATTACTGAACTCGATATGCTGGGAATAATCAACGCCAAAGTGATCTCCCACGGCCGCTATGGGCGAAAGCGGGAGATCACCCTCTCCCTACCCCCCAACACCTTTAGCAAGTTGCAGCTTCTTCTCAAAAATGAGCTGGAATCCTGA
- a CDS encoding DNA polymerase II → MKKILDHMKLKGYLPSPELLKLPESELTRFVETLTPASGMNILTQDLYTKYKQQNPATKKIDLGSSKVEIIRSFGLNKSVSSTNSFVSFYNYRFARLSEFVKRRPEMQSAVSIKHLSDTNASGDVKFVGMIVDIRYTSNQNAILEIEDPTGGTRVLVANSKKELFLKVKELVLDEVIGVIGSRKGNIVFANDLVFPDIPSSFEYKRAPDNVTAAFVSDVHIGSVDFLPDKFQKFIDWTRGRVGTEKNKTDAERLAYVFVTGDLVDGVGIYPNQDEELNIKDIYAQYDAFEEYIKQIPDHINVIMCPGNHDAVRLEEPQPVLGANLLKTLCQYKNVTLVSNPSFLTIHGIDGFSGLKTLMYHGYSLDHYCAENEYIRNKGGYDNIGFAMEFLLRKRHLSPTHSASPFISGSEDSLIIDPVPDIFVAGHTHKGAVHKYKHIDVLSSSCFQKATSFQEKLGHHPNPGVVPLLNLKTRHVTVMET, encoded by the coding sequence ATGAAAAAAATTCTTGACCATATGAAACTCAAAGGATATCTCCCTAGTCCCGAGCTTCTCAAACTCCCTGAATCTGAGCTCACTCGCTTTGTTGAAACACTCACTCCCGCGTCAGGAATGAATATCCTTACTCAAGACCTGTACACTAAATACAAACAGCAAAATCCGGCCACCAAAAAAATTGATTTAGGCTCGTCAAAAGTTGAAATAATCCGTTCGTTTGGACTCAATAAATCTGTGAGTTCTACTAATAGTTTTGTTTCATTTTACAATTATCGTTTTGCGCGACTCAGCGAGTTTGTTAAGCGACGCCCGGAAATGCAGAGTGCTGTCTCAATTAAACACCTTTCTGACACAAATGCGTCTGGTGACGTCAAATTTGTGGGAATGATTGTTGATATTAGGTACACCAGTAATCAAAACGCAATTCTTGAAATTGAAGACCCCACCGGAGGGACGCGCGTTCTGGTTGCAAACAGCAAAAAAGAACTTTTCTTAAAAGTCAAAGAACTCGTGCTTGATGAAGTAATTGGTGTTATTGGTTCGCGAAAAGGAAATATTGTGTTTGCAAACGACCTTGTTTTTCCTGATATTCCGTCTTCATTTGAATACAAACGCGCGCCGGATAATGTGACTGCCGCGTTTGTTTCTGATGTGCACATCGGTTCAGTTGATTTTTTGCCTGATAAGTTTCAAAAATTCATTGACTGGACGCGCGGGCGTGTGGGCACTGAAAAGAACAAAACTGATGCAGAACGATTGGCATACGTGTTTGTGACAGGTGACCTTGTTGATGGTGTGGGTATCTACCCAAACCAGGACGAAGAACTGAATATCAAAGATATCTACGCACAGTATGATGCCTTTGAAGAATATATCAAACAAATCCCCGACCACATCAATGTTATTATGTGCCCTGGCAATCATGACGCAGTTCGTCTTGAAGAACCTCAGCCAGTTCTTGGCGCAAATTTGCTCAAAACTCTTTGTCAATACAAGAATGTCACGCTTGTTTCAAACCCATCTTTTCTTACTATTCATGGTATTGACGGGTTTTCCGGGCTCAAAACCCTTATGTACCATGGTTACTCCCTTGACCATTACTGTGCTGAAAATGAATACATACGAAACAAGGGGGGTTATGACAATATTGGTTTTGCTATGGAGTTCTTGCTGCGAAAACGCCACCTTTCTCCAACACACTCTGCGTCCCCCTTTATTTCAGGTTCAGAAGACAGTCTTATTATTGACCCTGTTCCTGACATTTTTGTTGCAGGCCACACCCACAAAGGTGCGGTGCACAAATACAAGCACATTGATGTGCTGAGCTCTTCATGTTTTCAAAAAGCAACGAGTTTTCAAGAAAAACTAGGCCACCACCCAAACCCCGGCGTTGTTCCGCTTCTCAACCTTAAAACACGCCACGTGACGGTGATGGAAACATAG
- a CDS encoding DNA polymerase II large subunit, translating into MVVASPVMQEYFATLEKQALVEYELARAARKKGRDPKPHVEVTLARNIGERIEGLISALYPTIANTGLANAILELEHKYDQGDWRVAFAIAKQCAHGVFITLKSREEYMDLGTRVGLAYLTQGTVSAPLEGIVGIKAKKRKDGKEYLAVYYAGPIRAAGGTPMTVSVVLVDYLRELLGYAEYDPTDDEIKRYYHELEMYNDRVSRLQYFPSQEEVQFLVKNMPIEINGSPTSKREVLIYKDVERVETAQIRGGMCLALAEGVAGRAKKLWGGLARFTDFDFSRWDFLKEFLDLQKKQYAHAENDTNETQEDTGIKVKPSFKYLRDAVAGRPVFSFPSHPAGFRIRYGRTRVSGVEAYGFNPTTGFVLNKFLAIGTQLSIERPGKGCTVTTCEVIRGPVVKLTAGDVVRVDTMEVYEKHKYDIAEVLFLGDVLVNFGAFREHKHVLVPSPFVEEWWALELESKAPDSALAERFVKSPFQEIGYDEAKAISRKFDIPLHPSFTFHWNLLSADDLRILVNAVCAPTPLQLARTDNLTLKASNELKRVLETALIPHRVSPGVLIVEHDNARALLDTLGGEDGFDAITTALARDNDASILRAKKSALTILNTVAPFALRDTAGFTLGARMGRPEKAKMRKMTASPHMLFPVGEQGGRFRSLNSAFEQGFILSDFPLRYCDACSSMTFLNVCEKCGAITKHWNTCRRCKTSTSDTFHCLPHKALSPEEKESYRTSPFERRAIDTTALVNSALEKLRVLDTNTLGNGFSTLNFLVKGVKGVTNETKTMEIIEKGILRAKNNVFVNKDGTMRLDMTQLPVTHFKPIEIGTSVARLTELGYTHDISGKPLSHAQQILEIRPQDIILPACQELPETDTRRDVLNITRFLDGLLKAVYGLDAHYAITRTDDLAGVLCIALAPHTSAGTLCRIIGFSKTQGGLAHPLLHAATRRDCDGDEVGFMLLLDAFINFSHDYLPNQRGTKNMDCPLVLALSLDPSVIDDEVFNMDVVWQYPLSFYEDTLVFKEPSEVSLRVVENLLETPEQFEGYGYTHPVDNFNNGIRVSAYKTLPTMDDKVEKQMDLAFKVRSIDVAQVATLVIEKHLLRDIKGNLRKFSSQGFRCIACNEKFRRVPLRGNCTRCSGKIVLTIHEGSVLKYVNQCLDLSSHYKVNTYLKQSIDVLRQRLESVFAQDPEKQEKLSNFFT; encoded by the coding sequence ATGGTTGTCGCATCACCGGTGATGCAGGAATATTTTGCCACTCTTGAAAAACAAGCCCTTGTAGAGTATGAACTTGCCCGCGCTGCGCGCAAAAAAGGACGTGACCCAAAGCCTCATGTAGAGGTTACCCTTGCGCGAAACATTGGCGAGCGAATTGAAGGGCTTATTTCAGCACTCTACCCTACGATTGCAAATACCGGGCTTGCAAACGCAATTCTTGAACTTGAACATAAATATGACCAAGGCGATTGGCGCGTTGCGTTTGCTATTGCAAAACAGTGCGCTCATGGCGTGTTTATCACGCTCAAATCACGCGAGGAGTATATGGACCTTGGTACGCGAGTGGGTCTTGCGTATCTCACTCAAGGAACAGTGTCTGCACCTCTTGAAGGTATTGTGGGTATTAAAGCAAAGAAACGCAAAGATGGCAAAGAGTATTTAGCCGTATATTATGCGGGCCCAATTCGTGCAGCAGGAGGAACTCCTATGACTGTTTCTGTGGTGCTTGTTGATTACTTGCGTGAATTACTTGGCTATGCTGAATATGACCCTACTGATGATGAGATAAAACGCTACTACCATGAGCTTGAGATGTATAATGACCGCGTGTCGCGATTGCAATACTTTCCTTCTCAAGAGGAAGTCCAGTTTCTTGTGAAAAACATGCCCATTGAGATTAATGGTTCGCCAACATCCAAACGTGAAGTTTTGATTTACAAAGATGTGGAGCGCGTTGAAACCGCCCAAATTCGTGGGGGTATGTGTCTTGCCCTTGCTGAAGGTGTTGCTGGTCGCGCAAAAAAATTGTGGGGCGGTCTTGCACGTTTTACTGATTTTGATTTTTCGCGCTGGGATTTTCTCAAAGAATTTCTTGATTTGCAAAAAAAACAGTACGCGCACGCTGAAAATGACACTAATGAAACACAAGAAGATACAGGGATTAAAGTAAAACCCTCGTTTAAATATCTTCGCGACGCGGTTGCAGGCCGCCCGGTGTTTTCATTTCCCTCACACCCCGCAGGATTTCGCATACGCTATGGTCGAACCCGCGTTTCAGGGGTGGAAGCATATGGATTTAACCCGACAACCGGGTTTGTGCTCAATAAATTTCTTGCTATTGGTACGCAGCTCTCTATTGAACGACCTGGAAAAGGTTGTACGGTCACTACGTGTGAAGTTATTCGCGGACCAGTTGTTAAACTCACCGCGGGTGATGTGGTGCGCGTTGATACTATGGAGGTGTATGAAAAGCACAAGTATGACATTGCTGAAGTTCTTTTCCTTGGCGATGTTTTGGTTAATTTTGGCGCGTTTCGCGAACACAAACATGTTCTTGTACCTTCACCTTTTGTTGAAGAATGGTGGGCTCTTGAACTGGAATCAAAAGCGCCTGATTCAGCACTTGCCGAGCGCTTTGTTAAAAGCCCCTTTCAAGAAATAGGGTACGATGAGGCAAAAGCGATTTCACGAAAATTTGACATTCCTCTTCACCCTTCTTTTACGTTTCACTGGAACCTCCTCTCTGCTGATGACCTGCGCATTCTTGTTAATGCTGTTTGCGCGCCAACCCCGCTGCAGCTTGCCCGCACAGACAATCTTACCCTTAAAGCATCAAACGAGCTTAAGCGCGTGCTTGAAACCGCGCTTATTCCTCATCGGGTATCTCCAGGTGTGCTGATTGTTGAACATGATAATGCGCGTGCACTTCTTGATACTCTTGGGGGTGAAGATGGTTTTGATGCAATTACTACGGCGCTTGCCCGTGACAACGATGCATCTATTTTGCGCGCGAAGAAATCCGCGCTTACTATTCTTAACACGGTCGCCCCTTTTGCGCTTCGGGATACTGCCGGTTTCACGCTTGGCGCGCGCATGGGCCGCCCGGAAAAAGCAAAAATGCGAAAAATGACTGCGTCACCGCATATGTTGTTTCCTGTTGGTGAGCAAGGTGGCCGTTTTCGCTCGCTTAATTCAGCGTTTGAGCAGGGTTTTATCCTATCTGATTTTCCGCTTCGCTATTGCGACGCGTGCAGTTCCATGACTTTTCTTAATGTGTGTGAAAAATGCGGGGCAATTACAAAACACTGGAACACCTGCCGGCGCTGTAAGACAAGCACGTCAGATACGTTTCACTGCCTTCCTCACAAAGCGCTGAGCCCTGAAGAAAAAGAAAGTTATCGCACATCGCCATTTGAGCGGCGCGCAATTGACACCACGGCCCTTGTAAATTCTGCACTTGAAAAGCTGAGGGTTCTTGACACTAACACGCTTGGCAATGGTTTTTCAACACTTAATTTTCTTGTCAAAGGGGTTAAAGGCGTGACAAATGAAACAAAAACCATGGAGATTATTGAAAAAGGCATTCTTCGCGCAAAAAACAACGTGTTTGTGAACAAGGATGGGACTATGCGTCTTGATATGACGCAGTTACCGGTCACACACTTTAAACCAATTGAGATAGGCACATCAGTAGCGCGGCTCACTGAGCTTGGATACACCCACGACATTTCAGGCAAACCCCTCTCACACGCGCAGCAAATTCTTGAAATTAGACCGCAAGACATCATACTTCCCGCGTGCCAGGAACTTCCTGAAACAGACACGCGAAGAGACGTGCTTAATATCACCCGTTTTCTTGATGGATTACTCAAAGCAGTCTATGGACTTGATGCGCACTATGCAATTACACGCACAGATGACCTTGCAGGTGTGCTCTGCATCGCGCTTGCGCCTCACACATCAGCAGGCACATTATGTCGCATTATTGGTTTTTCAAAAACACAAGGCGGGCTTGCTCATCCTCTCTTGCATGCTGCAACACGTCGTGATTGCGATGGGGATGAAGTTGGTTTCATGTTATTGCTTGATGCATTCATCAATTTTTCTCATGATTACTTACCAAATCAGCGCGGCACAAAAAACATGGATTGCCCGCTTGTTCTTGCACTGTCACTTGACCCCTCAGTTATTGATGATGAAGTATTTAACATGGATGTGGTCTGGCAGTATCCCCTCTCATTTTATGAAGACACACTTGTGTTCAAAGAACCGTCAGAGGTCAGCTTACGTGTTGTTGAAAACTTGCTTGAAACGCCTGAACAATTTGAGGGATATGGCTACACGCACCCGGTTGATAACTTTAACAACGGCATTCGCGTAAGCGCGTACAAAACATTACCCACTATGGATGATAAGGTTGAAAAACAAATGGATTTGGCCTTTAAAGTGCGCTCTATTGATGTTGCGCAAGTTGCAACCCTTGTTATTGAAAAACATTTACTTCGTGATATCAAAGGTAACTTGCGAAAATTTTCTTCACAAGGCTTTCGCTGCATTGCATGCAATGAAAAGTTTCGCCGCGTCCCGCTTCGGGGTAACTGCACGCGGTGCAGCGGAAAAATTGTTCTTACTATTCATGAAGGAAGCGTGCTCAAATACGTGAACCAGTGTCTTGACTTGTCCTCACACTATAAGGTGAACACATATCTTAAACAATCCATTGACGTGCTTCGCCAGCGTCTTGAAAGCGTGTTTGCCCAGGACCCTGAAAAACAAGAAAAACTTAGCAACTTTTTTACATAG
- a CDS encoding kinase, with translation MRVMVTGTPGAGKTSIAKRLAKTLGLVYIDVNALIKKCSELIDSKDRDGTLVIDEDKLETMLGAREGVIDSHLSHYAPKRIGDVCIVVRCAPRVLKKRLEARGYSKQKIADNLESEIMNVCGADAFDRGHRILEVDTTTRLLRKTVALLKEHISHVDTSKHIKL, from the coding sequence ATGAGAGTTATGGTAACAGGAACACCCGGCGCAGGAAAAACAAGCATTGCAAAACGCCTTGCAAAAACGCTTGGTCTTGTCTACATTGATGTAAACGCGCTTATTAAAAAATGTTCTGAACTCATTGACTCAAAAGACAGGGATGGCACGCTTGTAATTGATGAAGACAAACTCGAAACCATGCTTGGTGCCAGAGAAGGAGTTATTGATTCTCACTTATCCCATTACGCACCTAAACGCATAGGTGATGTATGCATTGTAGTGCGTTGCGCGCCGCGCGTCTTAAAAAAGCGTCTTGAAGCGCGTGGGTATTCAAAACAAAAAATTGCAGATAATCTTGAATCTGAAATCATGAATGTGTGCGGCGCAGACGCGTTTGACCGGGGTCACAGAATTCTTGAAGTTGACACTACCACACGTTTACTGAGAAAAACAGTTGCGCTTCTCAAAGAGCACATTTCTCACGTTGATACTTCAAAGCACATAAAACTATAA